A window from Cryptomeria japonica chromosome 1, Sugi_1.0, whole genome shotgun sequence encodes these proteins:
- the LOC131028294 gene encoding polygalacturonase At1g48100 has product MSLTRKAYVIFVTVIVLGARENCSATRAVTTKALLSTSLADEYYAYSNVVDIRSFGAKGNGVTDDTNAFKAAWQAVCSKASSTLHVPATHSFLVGPINFSGPCKSKIIFELYGTIIAHLNPKSGASNLWVWIGFSKLNGITVVGNGVIDGQGAPWWKLSQYDNMESDDYGDSLLSVKPTALRFFGSFYVTVQGITIKNSPQFHLKFDTCTSVKVAGVTISSPANSPNTDGIHVQETSDVEIHHSSISCGDDCVSIQTGSSGIRVHNINCGPGHGISIGGLGKDQSKACVSNVSVYDSNIQDASNGVRIKTWPGGFGSVKGVTFSNIQVSNVGTPIDINQFYCDKTTCRNQSSAVYVTDVTYQKIIGTYVDRPIYLACSNDIPCTDLKMIDINLKPAVAYQKDPFCLNSYGQSTVDCLRPGRPQNDPSRAQSHGDAC; this is encoded by the exons atgtctctaactagaaAAGCTTATGTTATTTTTGTTACTGTAATTGTATTGGGTGCAAGAGAAAATTGCTCGGCCACAAGGGCAGTCACGACAAAAGCCCTGCTTAGCACTTCACTGGCTGATGAATATTACGCCTATTCAAACGTGGTTGACATTAGATCATTCGGTGCAAAAGGCAACGGAGTGACCGACGATACCAAC GCATTTAAGGCAGCGTGGCAAGCAGTCTGCTCCAAAGCGTCCTCAACATTACATGTCCCAGCTACTCACAGCTTTCTAGTTGGGCCGATCAACTTCTCAGGACCCtgcaaatcaaagattatctttgaG CTCTATGGAACTATAATTGCGCACTTGAATCCCAAGTCCGGGGCTTCCAATTTGTGGGTATGGATCGGTTTCTCCAAACTAAACGGAATCACTGTAGTGGGGAATGGGGTTATAGACGGACAAGGAGCACCTTGGTGGAAGTTGTCCCAATACGATAATATG GAGAGCGACGATTATGGTGACAGCTTACTGAGTGTGAAGCCCACG GCATTGAGATTCTTCGGGAGCTTTTACGTGACCGTCCAGGGCATCACAATAAAAAACAGTCCACAATTTCACCTCAAATTTGATACTTGCACTTCTGTGAAAGTGGCTGGCGTGACAATCTCCTCTCCTGCAAACAGTCCAAATACAGACGGAATTCATGTTCAAGAAACCAGTGATGTTGAAATCCACCATTCTTCAATTTCATGTG GAGACGACTGCGTGTCGATACAAACAGGTTCCTCTGGCATCCGCGTTCATAACATCAACTGTGGCCCTGGTCATGGTATCAG TATTGGAGGACTAGGAAAAGACCAATCCAAGGCTTGCGTTTCCAACGTGAGCGTCTACGACAGCAACATTCAAGATGCTTCCAATGGCGTCCGCATCAAAACATGGCCG GGGGGATTTGGATCAGTAAAGGGTGTGACGTTCTCCAATATACAAGTTTCTAACGTGGGGACTCCAATCGATATCAATCAATTCTACTGTGATAAAACTACTTGTCGAAATCAATCATCGGCAGTCTATGTAACGGACGTGACATACCAGAAGATCATTGGGACATACGTGGACAGGCCAATCTATTTAGCCTGTAGTAATGATATCCCATGCACTGATTTGAAGATGATCGACATCAACTTAAAACCTGCTGTTGCATACCAGAAGGATCCCTTCTGTTTGAATAGCTATGGACAATCCACTGTTGATTGCCTTCGACCAGGAAGGCCCCAAAATGATCCTTCCCGCGCTCAATCACACGGAGATGCATGTTAA